GCGAGGTGGGTTTCCCCATTCGGACATCCCCGAGTCAACGCGTATCTCCAGCTCGTCGGGGCTTTTCGCAGGTAATCGCGTCCTTCATCGGCTCCAGTGCCAGGGCATCCACCGTGGACCCTTAGTATCTTGACCTACTCACTTCTCCCGTCTCGGGAGAAGCTTCTTCACGCTGTCCGCTGGGCCAACGGCCCAGGGGAGGCAGCGAATCATTTCGCGTTCTCTTCGCACTTCACGCTCGGTTGTCATGCACCGCGCCTCGTCTGAGGCTCAGAAATAGTACGTGACCTTTCCCCTTCTGTCAACTCCCCCTACGAGGGTTCTGTATATACGGCGCAAAGCCCGTGTAGGAGCAGGAAAGTTGGACACGTGCCCGGAAATGCTGTTCACCTGAGCAGCATGGCGCCTCGACTTCAGAGTCCCGTGGCCCCTCCCTGTCGCTGATCACATCGGCCAAAAAAGAGCCTTCAGCGGGTTGACTCAGCCTAGGCTACTCCACGGTTGCTCTCGCGCCACCGCCGGAGGGTGAACATCGGGCACGCACTCCGGGAGTTGGGGCAAGCACTCATTTTATTCTGAGGGGGTTGCTTCGCGGGCTTTGGGAGGGGGTCCCATCTATGCGCCTACTGCCCTAGTGGACATCCGATACATCAGCCAGGAGATCAGCCAGTTGCTCCTTGGCCCGGAAGACGCGGCTTTTTGCCGTTCCAGTGGCCACGCCCTGTAACCGCGCGATCTCGTCGTAGGTCAGGTCCTCCACGAAACGCAGGACCACGGCTTCCCGGGACTCGGGGGCAAGTTGCATCAGCGCCCGCTGAACCCGGTCTTGGGCCTGACTACTTTCCGCAGCCTGAACGGGAGAACGCGCCTCGCTGCTGACCTCGAAGCCGATCTCCTCACGGGCTTCCTCGAGGCTGAAACGGGCGTGCTGCTTGCGACGGTGCGACTCGATCTGGGTGTTGCGGGCAACCTGGAACAACCAAGGCATCACGCGTTCTCCCGCCCGAAAGGTTCTCATGGACCGCCAGGCCCGGTAGAAAACCTCCTGGGTAAG
This genomic stretch from Deinococcus reticulitermitis harbors:
- a CDS encoding RNA polymerase sigma factor, whose protein sequence is MTDTTFPPPTAPADVLAPELHARLLAGDEDAWFNFVSEYEGRIYGYLYRLEGNSEDALDLTQEVFYRAWRSMRTFRAGERVMPWLFQVARNTQIESHRRKQHARFSLEEAREEIGFEVSSEARSPVQAAESSQAQDRVQRALMQLAPESREAVVLRFVEDLTYDEIARLQGVATGTAKSRVFRAKEQLADLLADVSDVH